A region from the Pyxidicoccus xibeiensis genome encodes:
- a CDS encoding nuclear transport factor 2 family protein codes for MTLKTPFSPPGMRRHEGREAWLAFYRARSAALPVRFEQFRELATHQTDDPEVIVVEYELAGTVTTTGLRASATLIGVLRVRDGLIKHWREYQDVLAISAALKLTPEDLGGAGTPAP; via the coding sequence GTGACGCTCAAGACCCCGTTCTCCCCTCCCGGCATGCGACGTCATGAGGGCCGCGAGGCGTGGCTGGCGTTCTACCGCGCCAGAAGCGCGGCCCTGCCGGTGCGTTTCGAGCAGTTCCGTGAACTGGCCACCCACCAGACCGACGACCCCGAGGTCATCGTCGTGGAATACGAGCTGGCAGGGACGGTCACCACCACCGGCCTGCGTGCCTCGGCGACCCTCATTGGCGTGCTGCGGGTCCGCGACGGCCTCATCAAGCACTGGCGCGAGTACCAGGACGTCCTGGCCATCAGCGCGGCGCTGAAACTCACGCCCGAGGACCTCGGCGGAGCCGGCACGCCCGCCCCATAG